A section of the Rhizobium sp. SSA_523 genome encodes:
- a CDS encoding heparinase II/III family protein: MLLAERRRRIALGLTEAQRRLCRRLLPLRMMVGRAGMPVPERLVVAPTDLRAADPFIAQEMLAGRYVLAGRIFETEEATPFLDQLPSRAFAERLHSFAWLRHIRALRKDEARLQARHLLASWMQLHGRKISAPAWEPHIAAERMISLLCHSPVVLQGAEPGFYRRFMRCIAHHRHFLRKAVSCLPAGESRLRIRIALAMASLAIPSSEKIIRREGHRLDRELEAQILADGGHISRNPRAALDILIDLLPLRQTYINLGYDVPQMLIPTIDRIYPALRFFRHQDGDLALFNGASATPAAELFSVLRYDETGGKPFKALPHSHYHRLTAADTTILVDTGQALTPDLSHSAHAGYLSFEFSAGRSRFIVNAGAPKFAGRTYRQLSRATAAHSTVTLGETSAARIATSRFLGPLLLDGAEEVNVKRWEDAYGNDWLKASHDGYVSTFGYVHQREIGMAAKGNKIKGHEHFFVPEEMTGLPVQATARFHIHPSVTLERIDGETISMEGNEGEIWLFTAPGLRVEIEEDVFFADVSGIRPSQQLVIEFELPATSDLRWMLKQQV; this comes from the coding sequence ATGCTGCTGGCTGAACGCCGAAGACGTATAGCTTTGGGACTGACAGAGGCGCAGCGTCGCCTCTGCCGTCGGCTGCTGCCGCTGCGCATGATGGTGGGCCGCGCCGGCATGCCCGTGCCCGAACGGCTTGTCGTTGCGCCGACCGATCTGCGCGCCGCCGATCCCTTCATCGCGCAAGAAATGCTGGCCGGCCGCTATGTCCTGGCAGGACGGATCTTCGAGACGGAGGAGGCGACGCCCTTTCTCGACCAGCTCCCCTCGCGCGCCTTCGCCGAAAGGCTGCATTCCTTCGCCTGGCTGCGGCACATCCGCGCCCTGCGCAAGGACGAGGCACGCCTGCAGGCGCGCCACCTCCTGGCGTCCTGGATGCAGCTTCATGGCCGCAAGATCAGCGCACCCGCCTGGGAGCCGCATATCGCTGCAGAGCGGATGATTTCGCTTCTGTGCCACTCTCCGGTCGTGCTGCAAGGAGCCGAGCCCGGCTTCTACCGCCGCTTCATGCGCTGCATTGCCCATCACCGGCATTTCCTGCGCAAGGCCGTGTCCTGCCTGCCAGCGGGAGAAAGCCGGCTACGCATCCGCATCGCGCTTGCCATGGCCTCGCTTGCCATACCCTCGTCGGAGAAGATCATCCGCCGGGAGGGCCATCGGCTCGACCGCGAACTGGAGGCGCAGATCCTTGCCGATGGCGGCCATATCTCGCGCAATCCGCGGGCGGCGCTGGACATCCTCATCGATCTGCTGCCGCTGCGGCAGACCTATATCAATCTCGGCTATGACGTGCCGCAGATGCTGATCCCGACCATTGACCGCATCTACCCGGCGCTGCGGTTCTTCCGGCACCAGGATGGCGATCTTGCCCTCTTCAATGGCGCCAGCGCCACGCCGGCGGCGGAGCTCTTCTCCGTGCTGCGCTATGACGAGACCGGAGGCAAACCGTTCAAGGCGCTGCCGCACAGCCATTATCACCGCCTCACCGCAGCCGATACCACGATCCTTGTCGATACCGGCCAGGCCTTGACGCCGGACCTCTCCCACAGCGCTCATGCCGGCTATCTCAGCTTCGAATTCTCCGCCGGCCGCAGTCGTTTCATCGTCAATGCCGGCGCGCCGAAATTTGCCGGCCGCACCTATCGCCAGCTGTCGCGCGCCACTGCGGCGCATTCGACGGTGACGCTCGGCGAGACCTCGGCGGCACGCATTGCCACCTCGCGCTTCCTGGGGCCGCTCCTTCTGGACGGCGCCGAAGAGGTGAATGTGAAGCGCTGGGAGGACGCCTATGGCAATGACTGGCTGAAGGCGTCGCATGACGGCTATGTCTCGACCTTCGGCTATGTGCATCAGCGTGAAATCGGCATGGCGGCCAAGGGCAACAAGATCAAGGGGCACGAGCACTTCTTCGTGCCCGAGGAGATGACCGGGCTGCCTGTCCAGGCCACGGCCCGTTTCCACATCCATCCCTCGGTCACGCTGGAGCGGATCGACGGCGAGACCATTTCCATGGAGGGCAATGAGGGCGAGATCTGGCTGTTCACCGCACCGGGCCTGAGGGTCGAGATCGAGGAAGATGTCTTCTTCGCCGATGTCTCCGGTATCCGGCCGAGCCAGCAGCTGGTCATCGAATTCGAGCTCCCGGCCACGAGCGACCTGCGCTGGATGCTGAAGCAGCAGGTTTGA
- a CDS encoding EAL domain-containing protein has translation MPLIAILDDQETNRRIFERLASSIEPGVVIRIYGDPSVAVADFESGIVPDLIVTDYKMPVMDGEAFIRALRALDGFSEIPVMVITVYEERSFRMRALEAGATDFLQSPVDHQEFVVRARNLLKLRKQQLLLQNRAQTLAVELASSEQSREAAVRDSSERLAQVIDTVPAMISASDSNGRILFANTFTGEFLGCDPAELVGKSSDCLVDAELAGPNRTLDRKVMRSGEALKSFERVLTDAAGEKRVLLTSKSPLRDAQDTIVGVLTSALDITERKRAEEHLLHAARHDALTNLPNRAFLHDRLRREVARARRGDRSFALHFIDIDQFKNINDLSGQEAGDAFLKEVAARLQLLAGPEDMVARLGADEFGFLQALLPDGASLDAMAQRIIDVVGLPFGIADREAACTASVGVTTYPADAADVTQLLRNADLAMQQAKSSGGNQFRLFETNMTGLIRNNAILDGRLRTAIDQQQFVLYYQPQISARSGKIIGAEALLRWNDPERGLVSPGEFLLRAEENGLIVPINEWVIHAACREAKSWHCQGIGNLRIGVNLSPVQFRRVNVAALVLKALDASGLDPRSLDLELTENIVMEETESVFAVLRQLSELGVGISIDDFGTGYSSLNYIKQFPIDRIKIDQTFVRNMVSDPSDHTIVRTVAHLGHSLGMTVVAEGVETEEQAELLRADGCDVMQGYLFGRPMPAEEFVALVRGRHELEKTA, from the coding sequence ATGCCTCTCATAGCCATTCTGGATGATCAGGAAACGAATCGCCGAATATTCGAGAGGCTGGCCTCTTCGATCGAGCCGGGCGTGGTGATTCGCATTTACGGCGATCCTTCAGTCGCGGTTGCCGATTTCGAAAGCGGCATCGTGCCGGATCTGATCGTCACCGACTATAAGATGCCGGTCATGGATGGGGAAGCCTTCATCCGGGCGCTTCGGGCGCTGGACGGTTTTTCCGAGATCCCGGTCATGGTGATCACGGTCTATGAAGAGCGCAGCTTCCGCATGCGAGCGCTCGAGGCCGGCGCCACCGATTTCCTGCAAAGCCCGGTCGATCACCAGGAATTCGTCGTTCGGGCCCGCAATCTCCTGAAGTTGCGCAAGCAGCAGCTGCTATTGCAAAATCGTGCCCAGACGCTTGCGGTCGAGCTTGCCTCCAGCGAGCAGTCGCGCGAGGCGGCCGTGCGGGATTCGAGCGAGCGCCTGGCGCAGGTGATCGACACCGTTCCGGCGATGATCAGCGCCAGCGACAGCAATGGCAGGATCCTGTTCGCCAATACCTTTACCGGCGAATTCCTGGGCTGCGATCCGGCGGAGCTGGTCGGCAAGTCGAGCGATTGTCTCGTCGATGCGGAACTGGCGGGTCCCAACCGCACCCTGGACCGCAAGGTGATGCGCAGCGGCGAGGCGTTGAAGAGCTTCGAGCGGGTTCTCACCGATGCCGCCGGAGAGAAGCGGGTTCTCCTCACCAGCAAGAGCCCCTTGCGTGACGCGCAGGATACGATCGTCGGTGTTCTCACCAGCGCGCTCGACATTACCGAGCGCAAGCGGGCCGAAGAACATTTGCTGCATGCGGCACGGCATGATGCCCTGACCAATCTGCCGAACCGGGCCTTCCTGCACGACAGGCTGCGACGCGAAGTGGCCCGGGCAAGGCGCGGCGATCGCTCCTTCGCCCTGCATTTTATCGATATTGACCAGTTCAAGAACATCAACGACCTCTCCGGCCAGGAGGCGGGGGATGCCTTCCTGAAGGAAGTCGCTGCGCGCCTGCAGCTTCTGGCCGGGCCCGAGGATATGGTGGCCAGGCTGGGCGCTGACGAATTCGGCTTTCTGCAGGCCCTTCTTCCGGATGGCGCGTCGCTGGACGCGATGGCGCAGCGCATCATCGATGTCGTGGGCCTGCCCTTCGGCATTGCCGATCGCGAGGCGGCCTGCACGGCAAGCGTCGGCGTCACGACCTATCCGGCGGATGCCGCCGATGTGACGCAGTTGCTGCGCAATGCGGATCTGGCCATGCAGCAGGCCAAATCCTCCGGCGGCAATCAGTTCCGCCTGTTCGAAACCAATATGACTGGCCTCATTCGCAACAATGCCATCCTCGACGGGAGGCTGCGCACCGCGATCGATCAGCAGCAATTCGTGCTGTATTACCAGCCGCAGATTTCCGCCCGTTCCGGCAAGATCATCGGCGCCGAAGCGCTGCTGCGCTGGAATGATCCCGAGCGCGGTCTGGTCTCTCCCGGCGAGTTTCTGCTGCGTGCCGAGGAAAACGGCCTCATCGTGCCGATCAATGAATGGGTCATCCATGCCGCCTGCCGCGAAGCCAAGTCCTGGCACTGCCAGGGCATCGGCAATCTGCGGATCGGCGTCAACCTGTCGCCCGTCCAGTTCCGCCGCGTCAATGTCGCCGCCCTTGTGCTGAAGGCTCTGGATGCCTCGGGTCTCGACCCGCGCTCTCTCGACCTCGAGCTGACGGAGAATATCGTGATGGAGGAGACGGAATCCGTCTTTGCCGTCCTGCGGCAGCTTTCGGAACTCGGCGTGGGCATATCGATCGACGATTTCGGCACCGGCTATTCGTCGTTGAATTACATCAAGCAATTTCCGATCGACCGGATCAAGATCGACCAGACTTTCGTGCGCAATATGGTGAGCGATCCGAGCGACCACACGATCGTCCGCACCGTTGCGCATCTTGGACATTCGCTCGGCATGACCGTCGTCGCCGAGGGTGTCGAGACCGAGGAGCAGGCCGAGCTTCTGAGGGCCGATGGCTGCGATGTCATGCAGGGTTACCTCTTCGGACGCCCCATGCCGGCCGAGGAATTCGTCGCGCTGGTGCGTGGCCGTCACGAACTTGAGAAGACCGCATGA
- a CDS encoding RsmB/NOP family class I SAM-dependent RNA methyltransferase, with protein sequence MADNKKTKNKKTPGRVTEKAQPGGNNPFAPKPGLEVRAAAAKILAAVIDKKTSLDGMLDAVHGNAAYAALGDADRSLTRAILNATLRHLPRIDHAIATLLDSPLPDGARALQQVLRVAATQILYLDVPAHAAVDLAVEQANRDPRNRRFAKLVNAVLRRMVREREDILQAGQAISPVPDWYRDRLTRAYGEAEARRIAEAQLSPAPIDITVKGDAALWAERLSARPLPTGSLRLKAFDGSVTQLPGFDEGAWWVQDAAAALPAQLFGPLQGKRIADLCAAPGGKTAQLISRGAKVIAVEQSANRAARLKENLDRLQLTADICNIDLFDYKPDEPLDGVLLDAPCSSTGTTRRHPDVLWTKGPQDIEKLAGLQARMLRHAITLVRPGGLIVFSNCSLDPLEGEDLVQDLLDEDHSVERVAINAADWPGLESAVNARGEFRTTPAMLPASEEHAGGMDGFFACVLRRR encoded by the coding sequence ATGGCAGACAACAAGAAGACGAAGAACAAGAAGACGCCCGGCCGGGTAACGGAAAAAGCGCAGCCCGGCGGCAACAATCCCTTTGCTCCGAAGCCGGGGCTGGAGGTGCGGGCTGCGGCGGCCAAGATCCTCGCGGCCGTGATCGACAAGAAGACCTCCCTCGACGGCATGCTGGACGCCGTTCACGGCAATGCCGCCTATGCGGCGCTTGGTGATGCCGACCGGTCCTTGACGCGCGCCATCCTCAACGCGACGCTGCGACATCTGCCCCGGATCGACCACGCGATCGCAACTTTGCTCGATTCCCCCCTGCCCGACGGCGCCCGTGCGCTGCAGCAGGTGCTGCGCGTGGCCGCGACGCAGATCCTCTATCTCGATGTTCCCGCCCATGCCGCGGTTGATCTTGCCGTCGAACAGGCCAATCGCGATCCGCGCAACCGCCGCTTTGCCAAGCTTGTAAACGCGGTCCTGCGCCGCATGGTCCGCGAGCGCGAGGATATTCTCCAGGCCGGCCAGGCGATTTCCCCGGTCCCGGACTGGTATCGCGACCGGCTGACGCGCGCCTATGGCGAGGCGGAGGCACGGCGGATCGCCGAAGCGCAGCTCTCCCCGGCACCGATCGACATCACCGTGAAAGGGGATGCCGCCCTTTGGGCAGAGCGGCTTTCCGCCCGGCCCTTGCCGACGGGAAGCCTGCGCCTGAAGGCATTCGATGGCTCCGTGACCCAGCTTCCCGGTTTCGATGAAGGCGCCTGGTGGGTTCAGGATGCGGCGGCCGCCTTGCCGGCCCAGCTTTTCGGACCGCTTCAGGGAAAAAGGATCGCCGATCTTTGCGCGGCACCCGGCGGCAAGACGGCGCAGCTGATCAGCCGGGGGGCTAAGGTCATCGCGGTCGAACAATCCGCCAACCGTGCGGCGCGGCTGAAGGAGAACCTCGACCGCCTGCAGCTGACCGCGGACATCTGCAATATCGATCTCTTCGATTACAAGCCCGACGAACCGCTGGACGGTGTCCTCCTGGACGCCCCCTGCTCCTCCACCGGCACGACGCGTCGTCACCCGGACGTGTTGTGGACCAAAGGCCCGCAGGACATCGAAAAACTGGCGGGATTGCAGGCCCGCATGCTGCGCCATGCCATCACGCTGGTGCGGCCAGGCGGGCTGATCGTCTTCTCCAACTGCTCCCTCGACCCCCTGGAAGGGGAGGATCTGGTGCAGGATCTGCTCGACGAAGACCATTCGGTGGAACGCGTTGCCATCAACGCCGCGGACTGGCCGGGCCTGGAATCGGCCGTCAACGCCAGGGGCGAGTTCCGCACGACCCCCGCCATGCTGCCTGCAAGTGAGGAGCACGCCGGCGGAATGGATGGCTTCTTCGCCTGCGTCCTGCGTCGCCGCTAA
- a CDS encoding DUF1674 domain-containing protein, producing MHASDNDNHQPSDPDTAGQKVLSPAAQRALKEAEERRAQEAPQDMPTEIGGRGGADPARFGDWEINGRAIDF from the coding sequence ATGCACGCATCCGACAACGACAATCATCAGCCGAGTGATCCAGACACAGCAGGTCAGAAGGTCTTGTCGCCGGCAGCGCAAAGGGCGCTGAAGGAGGCCGAGGAGCGGCGGGCGCAGGAAGCGCCGCAGGACATGCCGACCGAGATCGGCGGGCGCGGCGGGGCGGATCCGGCGCGGTTCGGCGATTGGGAGATCAATGGCCGCGCCATCGATTTCTGA
- the purH gene encoding bifunctional phosphoribosylaminoimidazolecarboxamide formyltransferase/IMP cyclohydrolase yields MAVVSKMIPAPDKVRLRTALLSVSDKTGIVELARALSEFGVRLLSTGGTFKTISDAGLDVVDVSDVTGFPEIMDGRVKTLHPNVHGGLLAIRDDADHVKALEEHGIGTIDLAVINLYPFEEVRAKGGDYPTTVENIDIGGPAMIRAAAKNHAYVTVVTDPQDYPQLIEALRSDDGQTAYAFRQKLAARAYARTAAYDTMISNWFAEALDIEIPRYRTLGGVLSQEMRYGENPHQSAGFYLTGEKRPGVATARLLQGKQLSYNNINDTDAAFELVSEFAAENAPACAIIKHANPCGVATGSSLTDAYRRALACDSVSAFGGIVALNSLLDAQTASEIVKIFTEVIIAPEVTDEAQQIIAAKKNLRLLVTGGLADPRARGLTAKTVSGGLLVQTRDNAMVEDLDLRVVTKRAPTEQELVDMRFAYKVAKHVKSNAVVYAKDGQTAGIGAGQMSRVDSARIAGMKAEDAARAMGWPQPMTKGSAVASEAFLPFADGLLSMIAAGATAVIQPGGSVRDEEVIAAADEHGVAMVFTGMRHFRH; encoded by the coding sequence ATGGCCGTTGTGTCCAAGATGATTCCCGCCCCCGACAAAGTGAGACTGCGCACGGCGCTGCTCTCCGTCTCCGACAAGACCGGTATTGTCGAGCTGGCGCGGGCGCTGAGCGAATTCGGCGTGCGGCTCCTGTCGACCGGCGGCACATTCAAGACCATTTCCGATGCCGGCCTCGATGTCGTCGACGTCTCCGACGTGACGGGCTTTCCCGAAATCATGGATGGTCGCGTCAAGACCCTTCATCCCAACGTGCATGGAGGGCTGCTTGCCATCCGCGACGATGCCGATCACGTCAAAGCCCTGGAGGAGCACGGCATCGGCACGATCGATCTGGCCGTGATCAACCTCTATCCCTTCGAGGAAGTGCGCGCCAAAGGCGGCGATTATCCCACAACCGTCGAAAACATCGATATTGGCGGCCCGGCAATGATCCGCGCAGCCGCCAAGAACCATGCCTATGTCACCGTGGTCACCGATCCGCAGGATTACCCCCAGCTGATCGAGGCGTTGCGCTCCGATGACGGCCAGACCGCCTATGCCTTCCGTCAGAAGCTCGCTGCCCGCGCCTATGCCCGCACGGCTGCCTATGACACGATGATCTCCAACTGGTTTGCGGAAGCCCTCGATATCGAGATCCCGCGCTACCGCACGCTGGGCGGCGTCCTGTCGCAGGAGATGCGCTATGGCGAGAACCCGCATCAGTCCGCCGGCTTCTACCTGACCGGCGAGAAGCGCCCGGGCGTGGCCACGGCCCGGCTCCTGCAGGGCAAGCAGCTCTCCTACAACAATATCAACGATACGGATGCCGCCTTCGAGCTCGTTTCGGAATTCGCCGCCGAAAACGCCCCGGCCTGCGCGATCATCAAGCATGCCAACCCTTGCGGCGTGGCGACCGGATCCAGCCTGACGGATGCCTACCGCCGCGCTCTGGCCTGCGATTCCGTCTCTGCCTTTGGCGGGATCGTCGCCCTCAACAGCCTGCTCGATGCGCAGACGGCGAGCGAGATCGTCAAGATCTTCACCGAGGTCATCATTGCCCCGGAGGTCACCGACGAGGCGCAGCAGATCATTGCCGCGAAGAAGAACCTCCGCCTGCTGGTGACGGGCGGTCTGGCGGACCCCCGCGCGCGCGGCCTGACCGCCAAGACCGTCTCCGGCGGCCTCCTGGTCCAGACGCGGGACAATGCCATGGTCGAAGACCTGGACCTGCGGGTGGTGACGAAGCGGGCGCCGACCGAACAGGAACTGGTCGACATGCGCTTTGCCTACAAGGTCGCAAAACACGTGAAATCGAACGCCGTCGTCTACGCCAAGGACGGCCAGACGGCAGGCATCGGGGCCGGCCAGATGAGCCGCGTCGATTCCGCCCGCATTGCCGGCATGAAGGCCGAGGATGCGGCGCGCGCCATGGGCTGGCCGCAACCGATGACGAAGGGATCGGCCGTTGCCTCGGAAGCCTTCCTGCCCTTCGCCGATGGTCTTCTGTCGATGATCGCGGCCGGCGCAACAGCCGTGATTCAGCCCGGCGGCTCGGTGCGTGACGAGGAAGTCATTGCCGCGGCCGACGAGCACGGCGTTGCCATGGTGTTTACCGGCATGCGCCATTTCCGCCACTGA
- the htpX gene encoding zinc metalloprotease HtpX, whose protein sequence is MNMIRTAMLLAFMTALFMGVGFLIGGRAGMMIAFFIAAGMNLFSYWNSDKMVLSAYRAQEVDEHNAPEFYHMIRDLSANAGLPMPRVYLYESAQPNAFATGRNPQNAAVAASTGLLERLTPQEVAGVMAHELAHVQNRDTLTMTITATLAGAISMLGNFAFFFGGNRENNNPLGFIGVLVAMIVAPLAAALVQMAISRTREYSADRRGAEICGNPLWLASALSKIAGAAKVIHNNDAERNPATAHMFIINPLSGQRMDNLFSTHPNTENRIAALQSMASEFAGASTPSHSAARPTRRSRSVPSTGTSPETGREANEPRKGPWS, encoded by the coding sequence ATGAACATGATCCGCACCGCCATGCTCCTGGCCTTCATGACGGCCCTGTTTATGGGCGTCGGCTTCTTGATCGGCGGTCGTGCCGGCATGATGATCGCGTTTTTCATCGCGGCAGGCATGAACCTCTTCTCCTACTGGAACTCCGACAAGATGGTGCTCTCCGCCTATCGGGCACAAGAGGTGGATGAGCACAATGCGCCGGAATTCTACCACATGATCAGGGATCTGTCGGCCAATGCCGGGCTGCCAATGCCCCGCGTCTATCTCTACGAGAGCGCGCAGCCGAACGCCTTTGCCACGGGCCGCAATCCCCAAAATGCAGCTGTTGCCGCATCGACGGGCCTGCTGGAGCGCCTGACCCCGCAGGAAGTGGCGGGCGTGATGGCGCACGAGCTCGCCCATGTCCAGAACCGCGATACGCTGACCATGACGATCACCGCCACGCTCGCCGGCGCCATTTCCATGCTGGGCAATTTCGCCTTCTTCTTCGGCGGCAATCGCGAGAACAACAATCCGCTCGGCTTCATCGGCGTCCTCGTCGCCATGATCGTCGCGCCGCTCGCCGCAGCTCTCGTGCAGATGGCCATCAGCCGGACGCGGGAATATTCCGCCGATCGCCGCGGCGCCGAAATCTGCGGCAATCCGCTTTGGCTTGCATCGGCCCTGTCGAAAATCGCCGGCGCGGCCAAGGTGATCCATAACAACGATGCGGAGCGCAATCCCGCCACCGCACATATGTTCATCATCAATCCTCTGTCCGGCCAGCGGATGGACAATCTCTTTTCGACCCATCCGAACACAGAGAACCGCATTGCCGCCCTTCAATCCATGGCATCGGAGTTTGCAGGCGCCTCGACGCCCAGTCATTCCGCTGCTAGACCCACGCGCAGATCGCGTTCCGTCCCGAGCACCGGCACAAGTCCGGAGACCGGACGCGAGGCGAACGAACCGCGTAAGGGTCCCTGGTCTTGA
- a CDS encoding ATP-binding protein → MNRLRPYPFHLLWRRPISTSVRAMRALLRERPDTEHELTANRLLISSTILIYLVVAQAVGSEAAAAALAVAAVPVILFEMFALGTFLHILMVPGISPARRIAGIFADIGMFSYGLHASGEAGAALFLVYFWAVLGNGFRFGVLYLTIAAIAAVGSFFIVYMTTPFWQEQPTVSLGLVGALIVIPAYSSTLIRKLSQAKREAEQASQAKSLFLASMSHELRTPLNAVIALSDLLMQMRLPPEQNDMVRTIGRSGRSLLSLIEAVLDLSKIEAGQTVVQPQKVDLAALLGDVRSIIAVNAQKKGLRIAVHMAAGTPAQVMVDRRHLEEILLNLASNAVKFTQAGHVRIEVSLDQSASQDILRFAVSDTGIGIDASAHARIFERFTQADGTIMDRFGGTGLGLAIVKQLLRAMGGAIGVSSALGEGSTFHFHLPAEVVQEELQPSPAPAPLVLIGHPAGLSDNLRARATSVANPQDALPILRRISAETGRRPIVLIDARLGDQAVMQAARLLIDCLSGREEPVLVLVHREEPETMLPPEMRDLFFSAAGEEIEPVLANAEILVSGGMRDSEEALETLDGHAAWRILIADDNKTNQMVLGKILEMAGHHHEIVENGEAAVERMLKGGLDLVLMDVNMPVMNGIEATKFYHFAALGTRKIPIIAVTADATGEAAERCLDAGMAACVTKPIEPHVLLKIIASTLSEHGVEPVEILPPAEPEEDVVKDQPVIDPSTCSALEKLGGAEFVDTLLHQFADDSITALNALAAAVAEEDVHGFRNSAHALRSAAANVGAMRIYQMCLDWREINDPQLAHDGEQHVHDLRDEFQKFRSELDLRRAS, encoded by the coding sequence ATGAACAGGCTGCGACCCTATCCGTTCCACCTTCTGTGGCGGCGGCCGATTTCGACATCCGTCCGCGCCATGCGTGCCCTCTTGCGCGAGCGGCCGGATACCGAGCACGAGCTGACGGCGAACCGCCTGCTCATTTCCTCGACGATCCTGATCTATCTCGTGGTGGCGCAGGCTGTGGGTTCCGAGGCCGCGGCGGCAGCGCTTGCCGTTGCCGCCGTTCCCGTCATCCTGTTCGAGATGTTCGCGCTCGGTACCTTCCTGCATATCCTGATGGTTCCGGGCATTTCGCCAGCGCGGCGGATCGCCGGGATTTTTGCCGATATCGGCATGTTCTCCTACGGTCTTCACGCAAGCGGCGAGGCTGGCGCTGCCCTGTTCCTCGTCTATTTCTGGGCCGTGCTCGGCAATGGCTTCCGCTTCGGCGTGCTTTACCTGACGATCGCTGCCATCGCTGCCGTCGGCAGCTTCTTCATCGTCTACATGACCACGCCGTTCTGGCAGGAGCAGCCCACGGTCTCGCTCGGCCTTGTCGGCGCGCTGATCGTCATTCCCGCCTATTCCTCCACGCTCATCCGCAAACTCTCCCAGGCCAAGCGTGAGGCGGAGCAGGCCAGCCAGGCCAAGAGCCTGTTTCTCGCCAGCATGAGCCATGAGCTGCGGACGCCGCTGAACGCCGTCATCGCCTTGAGCGACCTGCTGATGCAGATGAGACTGCCGCCGGAACAGAACGACATGGTGCGCACGATCGGGCGCTCCGGCCGCTCGCTGCTGTCGCTGATCGAAGCGGTCCTCGATCTCTCCAAGATCGAAGCGGGGCAAACGGTCGTCCAGCCGCAGAAGGTGGACCTGGCGGCGCTGCTGGGCGATGTCCGCTCGATCATCGCGGTCAATGCGCAGAAGAAAGGTCTCCGGATCGCGGTTCACATGGCGGCTGGAACACCGGCGCAGGTCATGGTCGATCGCCGTCATCTGGAGGAGATCCTCCTCAACCTGGCCAGCAATGCGGTCAAGTTCACCCAGGCCGGGCATGTCCGGATCGAAGTCTCGCTGGATCAGAGCGCCAGCCAGGATATCCTGCGCTTCGCCGTCTCCGATACCGGCATTGGCATCGATGCCTCGGCGCATGCGAGGATCTTCGAACGCTTCACGCAGGCCGACGGGACGATCATGGACCGGTTCGGTGGAACAGGGCTGGGGCTTGCGATCGTCAAGCAGTTGCTGCGGGCCATGGGCGGCGCTATCGGCGTTTCCAGTGCGCTGGGGGAGGGCAGTACCTTCCATTTCCATCTTCCTGCCGAGGTCGTGCAGGAGGAATTGCAGCCTTCACCCGCGCCCGCGCCGCTCGTCCTGATCGGCCATCCCGCAGGCCTTAGCGATAACCTGCGTGCCCGCGCAACCAGCGTGGCAAATCCGCAGGATGCCCTGCCGATCCTGCGCCGGATCTCCGCCGAAACAGGCCGACGGCCGATCGTGCTCATCGATGCCCGACTGGGCGACCAGGCTGTCATGCAGGCCGCGCGCCTGTTGATCGATTGCCTGTCAGGACGCGAGGAGCCGGTGCTGGTGCTCGTGCATCGGGAGGAGCCGGAGACCATGCTGCCTCCCGAGATGCGCGACCTGTTCTTCTCAGCCGCAGGCGAAGAAATCGAACCGGTTCTCGCCAATGCCGAGATCCTCGTGTCGGGCGGCATGCGGGATAGCGAGGAGGCCCTGGAGACGCTGGACGGACACGCCGCCTGGCGCATCCTGATTGCCGATGACAACAAGACCAACCAGATGGTGCTGGGCAAGATCCTGGAAATGGCGGGTCATCACCATGAGATCGTCGAAAATGGCGAGGCGGCGGTCGAGCGCATGCTGAAAGGCGGGCTCGACCTGGTGCTGATGGACGTCAACATGCCGGTGATGAACGGCATTGAGGCAACCAAATTCTACCATTTCGCGGCGCTCGGCACCCGCAAGATCCCCATAATCGCGGTGACGGCTGATGCGACGGGCGAAGCGGCCGAGCGCTGCCTGGATGCCGGCATGGCGGCCTGCGTGACCAAGCCCATCGAGCCGCATGTGCTGCTGAAGATCATTGCCTCCACGCTCAGCGAACACGGTGTCGAGCCCGTGGAGATCCTGCCTCCGGCCGAGCCGGAGGAAGACGTGGTCAAGGATCAACCGGTCATCGACCCCTCGACCTGCAGCGCGCTGGAAAAGCTTGGAGGCGCGGAATTCGTTGACACGCTTCTGCACCAGTTCGCGGACGATTCCATCACCGCCTTGAATGCCCTGGCGGCGGCGGTGGCGGAGGAGGATGTGCATGGCTTCCGCAATTCCGCCCATGCCCTGCGCAGCGCGGCCGCCAATGTCGGTGCCATGCGCATCTATCAGATGTGCCTGGACTGGCGCGAGATCAACGACCCGCAGCTTGCGCATGACGGGGAGCAACATGTGCATGATCTGCGGGACGAGTTTCAGAAGTTCCGCTCGGAGCTCGATCTCCGCCGCGCCTCCTGA